From Pantoea sp. Ep11b, the proteins below share one genomic window:
- a CDS encoding TerC family protein, translating into MQTVGTPLLWGSFAVVVLIMLAIDLLLQGRRGAQTMSFKQAAVWSLIWVSVSLLFSAAFWWYLEGSAGREVANTQTLAFLTGYVLEKALAVDNVFVWLMLFSYFSIPANLQRRVLIYGVLGAIVLRTIMIFAGSWLVTQFSWILYVFGAFLLFTGVKMALAKEDDSAVGDKPVVRWLRSHLRMTDDLDGEKFFTRKNGVLFATPLLLVLIMVELSDVIFAVDSIPAIFAVTTDPFIVLTSNLFAILGLRAMYFLLANVAERFSMLKYGLAIVLVFIGFKMLIVDLYHIPVGISLSVVGVILASTLLINAWVNRKRDQKRISP; encoded by the coding sequence ATGCAGACTGTGGGTACGCCTCTTCTCTGGGGCAGCTTTGCGGTTGTGGTGCTGATCATGCTGGCTATCGACCTGCTGCTGCAGGGACGCCGTGGCGCGCAGACCATGTCTTTCAAACAGGCGGCTGTCTGGTCGCTTATCTGGGTTTCCGTCTCTCTGCTGTTCAGCGCCGCCTTCTGGTGGTATCTGGAGGGCAGCGCAGGCCGTGAGGTCGCCAATACGCAGACGCTGGCGTTCCTGACCGGCTACGTACTGGAGAAGGCGCTGGCGGTGGATAACGTCTTCGTCTGGCTGATGCTCTTCAGCTACTTCTCGATTCCGGCCAACCTGCAGCGGCGCGTGCTGATCTACGGCGTGCTGGGTGCCATCGTGCTGCGTACCATCATGATATTTGCCGGAAGCTGGCTGGTAACGCAGTTCAGCTGGATCCTCTATGTGTTTGGTGCCTTCCTGCTGTTTACCGGCGTGAAGATGGCGCTGGCGAAAGAGGATGACAGTGCGGTGGGTGACAAACCGGTGGTGCGCTGGCTGCGCAGCCATTTACGTATGACCGACGATCTCGACGGCGAGAAGTTCTTTACCCGCAAAAACGGCGTGCTGTTTGCGACGCCGCTGCTGCTGGTGCTGATCATGGTGGAACTCAGCGACGTGATCTTTGCGGTCGACAGTATCCCGGCGATCTTTGCCGTGACGACCGACCCGTTTATCGTGCTGACGTCAAACCTGTTCGCGATTCTGGGCCTGCGTGCCATGTACTTCCTGCTGGCAAACGTGGCGGAACGCTTCTCGATGCTGAAATATGGTCTGGCGATTGTGCTGGTGTTTATCGGCTTCAAGATGCTGATTGTCGACCTCTACCATATTCCGGTCGGTATCTCACTGAGTGTGGTTGGCGTGATTCTGGCCTCAACCCTGCTGATTAATGCCTGGGTCAACCGCAAAAGAGACCAGAAACGGATCTCACCATAA
- the sstT gene encoding serine/threonine transporter SstT, producing MQKTLSSRLGTLLAGSLVKQIMIGLIAGVALAWISHDAALAVGLLGELFVSALKAVAPVLVLMLVIASIASHQQGQKTNIRPIIMLYLLSTFFAAIVAVAFSHLVPQTLTLAVGSTEIVPPSGITEVLRGLLMSMVSNPITALMQANYIGILVWAVGLGLAFRHSSDTTRAVLNDASEAVTWLVRCVIRCAPIGIFGLVASILASTGFGALWQYAHLLALLLGCMLLMALVVNPMLVFWKIRRNPYPLVFTCLRESGVTAFFTRSSAANIPVNMALAKRLGLDEDTYSVSIPLGATISMAGASITITVLTLAAVHTLGISIDVPTAILLSLVASLCACGASGVAGGSLLLIPVACNMFGIPNDLAMQVVAVGFIIGVLQDSAETALNSSTDILFTAAVCQSEAERETSRA from the coding sequence ATGCAGAAAACTCTCTCCTCACGTCTGGGCACGCTGCTCGCCGGAAGCCTGGTGAAGCAAATCATGATTGGGCTGATCGCCGGTGTGGCGCTCGCCTGGATTTCACACGATGCCGCGCTGGCGGTGGGTCTGCTGGGTGAACTGTTTGTCAGTGCGCTGAAAGCGGTTGCGCCGGTGCTGGTTCTGATGCTGGTGATCGCCTCGATCGCCAGCCACCAGCAGGGCCAGAAAACCAACATCCGGCCGATTATTATGCTCTACCTGCTGAGCACCTTTTTCGCGGCGATCGTTGCGGTGGCCTTCAGCCATCTGGTGCCGCAGACGCTGACGCTGGCGGTGGGCAGCACAGAGATCGTGCCGCCTTCCGGGATCACGGAAGTATTGCGCGGACTGCTGATGAGCATGGTATCGAACCCGATTACTGCCCTGATGCAGGCTAACTATATCGGTATTCTGGTCTGGGCCGTTGGCCTGGGGCTGGCGTTCCGTCACAGCAGTGACACGACCCGCGCGGTGCTGAATGATGCTTCGGAGGCCGTCACCTGGCTGGTGCGCTGCGTCATCCGCTGCGCACCAATCGGGATTTTCGGTCTGGTGGCGTCGATTCTGGCGTCAACCGGCTTTGGCGCGCTGTGGCAATATGCCCATCTGCTGGCGCTGTTACTGGGCTGTATGCTGCTGATGGCGCTGGTGGTCAACCCGATGCTGGTGTTCTGGAAAATCCGTCGTAATCCCTATCCGCTGGTCTTTACCTGCCTGCGTGAAAGCGGCGTCACCGCCTTCTTTACCCGCAGCTCTGCCGCCAACATTCCGGTGAATATGGCGCTGGCAAAACGTCTTGGCCTGGATGAGGATACCTATTCAGTGTCGATTCCGCTGGGCGCAACCATCAGTATGGCGGGAGCCTCAATCACCATCACCGTGCTGACGCTGGCGGCCGTGCATACGCTGGGCATCAGCATCGATGTGCCGACGGCGATTCTGCTGAGTCTGGTGGCGTCACTCTGTGCCTGTGGCGCATCCGGGGTGGCAGGTGGTTCACTGCTGCTGATCCCGGTGGCCTGCAACATGTTCGGCATCCCGAATGACCTGGCGATGCAGGTAGTCGCGGTGGGCTTTATTATCGGCGTCCTGCAGGATTCGGCGGAAACCGCGCTGAACTCCTCGACCGATATTCTGTTTACTGCCGCCGTCTGTCAGTCAGAAGCAGAGCGCGAAACCAGCCGGGCTTAA
- a CDS encoding UxaA family hydrolase has translation MQDAIKIDPRDNVAVALRDLEVGATVELPSQSVVLQQAVGRGHKFALHPVAQDALIIKYGLPIAHATQPVVAGELIHSQNARTNLSDLDDYAWQPDFVTLPPQPGDREVQIYRRASGEVGIRNELWILPTVGCVNGIARHILQRFLKETQQAEGTDGVFLFSHTFGCSQLGQDHENTRTMLQNMVRHPNAGAVLVIGLGCENNQVDAFRDTLGAFERDRVAFMVCQQHDDEVEAGVERLHALYQKMRHDRREPGRLSELKFGLECGGSDGLSGITANPLLGRFSDQMIANGGTTVLTEVPEMFGAEQILMSRCRDEATFRKTVAMINDFKQYFIDHQQPIYENPSPGNKAGGITTLEEKSLGCTQKAGQSQVVDVLKYGERLKTPGLNLLSAPGNDAVATSALAGAGCHMVLFSTGRGTPYGGFVPTVKLATNTPLAEKKPHWIDFNAGRLIEGMSMEAMLEDFVDHIVAIASGELTNNEKNDFRELAIFKSGVTL, from the coding sequence ATGCAAGATGCGATTAAAATTGATCCCCGCGACAATGTCGCGGTGGCGTTACGTGACTTAGAGGTGGGTGCCACCGTCGAGCTGCCGTCACAAAGTGTGGTACTGCAGCAGGCGGTAGGGCGCGGGCATAAATTTGCTCTGCATCCGGTCGCGCAGGATGCGCTGATTATCAAATATGGGCTGCCGATTGCCCATGCGACTCAGCCGGTCGTTGCCGGAGAGCTGATCCATTCGCAGAACGCCCGCACCAATCTCAGCGACCTGGACGACTACGCCTGGCAGCCCGATTTTGTGACGCTGCCGCCACAGCCGGGCGATCGCGAGGTGCAGATCTACCGTCGCGCCAGCGGCGAGGTCGGTATCCGCAATGAGCTGTGGATCCTGCCTACCGTCGGCTGCGTCAACGGTATTGCGCGCCATATCCTGCAACGCTTCCTGAAAGAGACGCAGCAGGCAGAAGGGACAGACGGCGTGTTTCTGTTCAGCCACACCTTTGGCTGCTCACAGCTGGGGCAGGATCACGAAAATACCCGCACGATGCTGCAGAATATGGTGCGCCATCCCAATGCGGGCGCGGTGCTGGTGATTGGCCTGGGCTGCGAAAACAATCAGGTCGATGCGTTTCGCGACACGCTTGGCGCGTTTGAACGCGACCGGGTGGCGTTTATGGTGTGCCAGCAGCATGACGACGAAGTTGAGGCCGGAGTCGAGCGCCTGCATGCGCTCTATCAGAAAATGCGCCACGACCGTCGCGAACCCGGCAGGCTCAGCGAGCTGAAGTTTGGTCTGGAGTGTGGCGGCTCGGATGGCTTATCCGGCATTACCGCTAATCCGCTGCTGGGCCGTTTCTCCGATCAGATGATCGCCAACGGCGGCACCACCGTACTGACCGAAGTGCCGGAGATGTTTGGCGCAGAGCAGATTCTGATGAGCCGCTGTCGCGACGAGGCGACCTTCCGCAAAACGGTGGCGATGATCAACGATTTCAAACAGTACTTTATCGATCACCAGCAGCCGATCTACGAGAATCCGTCACCGGGCAACAAGGCGGGCGGCATCACCACGCTGGAGGAGAAGTCGCTGGGCTGTACCCAGAAAGCGGGGCAGAGCCAGGTGGTCGATGTGCTGAAGTATGGCGAGCGGTTAAAAACGCCGGGGCTGAATCTGCTGAGTGCGCCGGGCAACGATGCCGTCGCCACCAGTGCGCTGGCGGGCGCCGGATGCCACATGGTGCTGTTCAGTACCGGACGCGGTACACCCTATGGCGGTTTTGTACCGACGGTGAAGCTGGCAACCAATACACCGCTGGCAGAGAAGAAGCCGCACTGGATCGACTTTAATGCCGGCCGATTGATCGAGGGAATGAGTATGGAGGCGATGCTGGAAGATTTTGTCGACCACATCGTTGCGATTGCCAGCGGTGAGCTGACCAACAATGAGAAGAACGATTTCCGCGAACTGGCGATTTTCAAAAGCGGTGTGACGCTCTGA
- a CDS encoding tagaturonate reductase, which yields MKRLNRHDFPGAVYRDRIIQFGEGNFLRAFIDWQIDWLNEHQGVDAGIVVVRPRNREVSDSLNQQDGLYTTLIRGLNDRGEPISETRLIRSLNREIQPWQQHDAFMALARNPDLRMVFSNTTEAGITFSETDRLSDAPAGSFPGKLTQLLWARYTHFSGASDRGWLVVPCELIDHNGDTLRELVLRYADLWHLPSEFKIWVNQHCAFYNTLVDRIVTGFPAESEQLQSELGYEDRYLVAGEVYYQFVIQGPSALFSELKLAALSPQVRHVDDIAPYKAQKVAILNGAHTAMVPVAFQAGIESVGEAMADPAIAGFVDRLLRHEVIPTLDLPPEELHRFADAVVRRFRNPFIRHALLSIALNGMTKFRTRLLTPLLAAHQQTGTWPTHMTFALAALIAFYRGESAGKSWPLQDEPHWLAFYAEAWKACEADPHSLPQLVQGVLGNTQHWGQDLTCQPGLAEQVTQHLQNIVAHGMREALSQLR from the coding sequence ATGAAAAGGCTGAACCGCCACGACTTTCCGGGTGCGGTCTACCGCGACCGGATCATCCAGTTCGGTGAAGGCAACTTTCTGCGTGCCTTTATCGACTGGCAAATTGACTGGCTGAATGAACATCAGGGCGTTGATGCCGGGATCGTGGTGGTGCGGCCGCGCAACCGTGAGGTCAGCGACAGCCTGAATCAGCAGGATGGTCTCTACACCACGCTGATCCGGGGACTGAACGATCGAGGCGAGCCGATCAGCGAAACCCGGCTGATCCGCAGCCTCAATCGCGAGATCCAGCCCTGGCAGCAGCATGACGCGTTTATGGCGCTGGCCCGCAATCCCGATCTGCGTATGGTCTTCTCCAACACCACCGAAGCGGGGATCACGTTCAGCGAGACGGATCGGCTCTCTGACGCCCCTGCCGGCAGTTTTCCCGGCAAACTGACACAGCTGCTTTGGGCGCGCTATACCCACTTCAGCGGCGCCAGCGACCGGGGCTGGCTGGTGGTGCCGTGCGAGCTGATAGACCACAACGGCGACACGCTGCGCGAACTTGTGCTCCGCTACGCCGACCTCTGGCATCTGCCATCAGAATTTAAAATCTGGGTTAATCAGCACTGTGCCTTCTACAACACCCTGGTAGATCGTATCGTGACCGGTTTTCCGGCGGAGAGTGAGCAGCTGCAAAGCGAGCTGGGCTATGAAGATCGCTATCTGGTGGCAGGCGAAGTCTACTACCAGTTTGTGATTCAGGGGCCATCGGCGCTGTTCAGTGAACTGAAACTGGCGGCGCTGTCGCCGCAGGTCCGGCATGTGGATGATATCGCGCCTTATAAAGCACAGAAGGTCGCCATCCTTAATGGTGCGCATACCGCGATGGTGCCGGTGGCGTTTCAGGCTGGTATTGAGAGCGTTGGTGAGGCGATGGCCGATCCGGCGATCGCCGGATTTGTGGATCGGCTACTGCGCCACGAGGTGATCCCGACGCTGGATCTGCCGCCAGAGGAACTGCACAGGTTTGCCGATGCCGTCGTGCGCCGCTTCCGCAATCCTTTTATTCGACACGCGCTGCTGTCGATTGCCCTGAATGGCATGACCAAATTCCGCACCCGACTGCTGACGCCGCTGCTTGCTGCCCATCAGCAAACCGGCACATGGCCGACGCACATGACCTTTGCACTGGCGGCGCTGATCGCTTTCTATCGCGGCGAGTCAGCCGGAAAATCGTGGCCGCTGCAGGATGAGCCGCACTGGCTGGCCTTTTACGCTGAAGCCTGGAAAGCCTGTGAGGCCGACCCGCATTCGCTGCCGCAACTGGTGCAGGGCGTGCTCGGCAACACGCAGCACTGGGGCCAGGATTTAACCTGTCAGCCCGGTCTGGCTGAACAGGTCACTCAACACCTGCAAAACATCGTCGCCCACGGAATGCGTGAGGCGCTGAGCCAACTGAGATAA
- the uxaC gene encoding glucuronate isomerase — MSRFMTEDFLLESEFARRLYHDYAKDQPIFDYHCHLPPQQIAENYRFANLYDIWLKGDHYKWRAMRANGVAEAFITGDASDREKFDAWARTVPHTIGNPLYHWTHLELRRPFGITDTLLSEKTADSIWDRCNALLAQESFTTRGIMQQMNVKMVGTTDDPLDDLRHHRAMADDASFSVRVLPSWRPDKAFNIEAETFLPWIASLEQLTDISVQRFDDLRRALYQRLDHFAAHGCRISDHALDVVCYAEADDATLDAILARRRSGAAPDPQETAQFKTAVLVWLGSEYARRGWVQQYHIGALRNTNPRQFQLLGPDVGFDSINDQPLAEPLARLLGAQNRDNALPKTILYCLNPRDNEVLATMAGNFQGEGQAGKMQFGSAWWFNDQLDGMQRQMTQLAQIGLLSRFVGMLTDSRSFLSYTRHEYFRRLLCQMIGQWVERGEAPADEALLGQMVRNICFDNARDYFGIELGA; from the coding sequence ATGTCACGTTTCATGACCGAGGATTTTTTGCTGGAGAGTGAATTCGCCCGTCGTCTCTATCACGACTATGCGAAAGATCAGCCGATTTTCGACTATCACTGCCATTTACCTCCGCAGCAGATTGCCGAAAATTATCGCTTCGCCAATCTCTATGATATCTGGCTGAAAGGCGACCACTACAAATGGCGGGCGATGCGTGCCAACGGTGTGGCTGAGGCGTTCATTACCGGAGACGCCAGCGACCGCGAAAAATTTGATGCCTGGGCGCGCACCGTGCCCCACACGATTGGTAACCCGCTCTATCACTGGACCCACCTCGAACTGCGCCGGCCTTTCGGCATCACTGATACGCTGCTTTCAGAAAAAACGGCTGACAGCATCTGGGATCGCTGCAATGCGCTGCTGGCGCAGGAGAGCTTCACCACGCGCGGCATCATGCAGCAGATGAACGTGAAGATGGTCGGCACCACCGATGATCCTCTGGACGATCTGCGGCATCACCGTGCGATGGCAGACGATGCCAGCTTCAGCGTCCGGGTGCTGCCGAGCTGGCGACCGGATAAAGCGTTTAACATTGAAGCGGAAACCTTCCTGCCGTGGATTGCATCGCTGGAGCAACTGACGGACATCAGTGTGCAGCGCTTCGACGATCTGCGCCGCGCACTGTATCAGCGGCTGGATCACTTCGCCGCGCACGGCTGCAGGATTTCGGATCACGCGCTGGACGTGGTCTGTTATGCCGAGGCGGATGACGCCACGCTGGATGCCATTCTGGCGCGTCGTCGCAGCGGTGCCGCGCCCGACCCACAGGAAACAGCACAGTTTAAAACCGCAGTGCTGGTCTGGCTGGGCAGCGAATATGCCCGTCGCGGCTGGGTGCAGCAGTATCACATCGGCGCACTGCGCAACACCAATCCGCGCCAGTTTCAGCTGCTGGGGCCGGATGTGGGCTTCGACTCCATCAACGACCAGCCGCTGGCAGAGCCACTGGCGCGCCTGCTGGGTGCCCAGAACCGGGATAACGCGCTGCCCAAAACCATTCTCTACTGCCTGAATCCGCGCGATAACGAAGTGCTGGCCACCATGGCAGGCAATTTCCAGGGCGAAGGTCAGGCGGGCAAGATGCAGTTCGGCTCAGCCTGGTGGTTTAACGATCAGCTGGATGGCATGCAGCGTCAGATGACGCAGCTGGCGCAGATCGGCCTGCTGAGTCGCTTTGTCGGAATGCTGACCGACAGCCGCAGTTTCCTCTCCTACACCCGCCACGAATATTTCCGCCGGTTGCTGTGCCAGATGATTGGCCAGTGGGTCGAGCGGGGCGAGGCACCGGCCGACGAGGCGCTGTTAGGTCAGATGGTCCGCAACATCTGCTTCGACAATGCCCGTGATTACTTCGGCATCGAGCTGGGAGCCTGA
- a CDS encoding MFS transporter codes for MRKIKGLRWYMIGLVTLGTVLGYLTRNTIAVAAPTLQTELHITTQQYSYIVAAYSACYTLMQPVAGYVLDLLGTKIGYAMFAVLWAIFCAATAMAGSWGGFALARGAVGAAEAAMIPAGLKASSEWFPARERSVAVGYFNVGSSIGAMLAPPLVVWAIVAHSWQMAFIITGVLSMAWALCWLIFYKHPKQQTKLSDEERNYIISGQEAQHQTGNTRKMSALEIIRNRQFWGIALPRFLAEPAWGTFNAWIPLFMFKVYGFNLKEIALFAWMPMLFADFGCILGGYLPPLFQRWFGVNLIVSRKLVVTLGAVLMIAPGTIGLFTSPYVAIGLLCVGGFAHQALSGALITLSSDVFGRNEVATANGLTGMAAWTASTMFALVVGALADTLGFSPLFAALAVFDLLGAVVIWTVLKNKPISELNAEQVIPQASAVRS; via the coding sequence ATGCGTAAGATCAAAGGGTTACGCTGGTATATGATAGGGCTGGTGACGCTCGGCACCGTGCTGGGGTACCTGACCCGCAACACGATCGCCGTGGCCGCCCCGACATTACAGACAGAGCTGCATATCACCACGCAGCAGTACTCCTACATAGTGGCAGCTTACTCAGCCTGCTACACGCTGATGCAGCCGGTCGCCGGGTATGTGCTGGATCTGCTCGGCACCAAAATCGGCTATGCGATGTTTGCAGTGCTGTGGGCAATCTTCTGCGCCGCCACCGCGATGGCGGGCAGCTGGGGTGGCTTCGCACTGGCACGGGGCGCGGTCGGTGCAGCAGAAGCTGCGATGATCCCGGCGGGCCTGAAAGCGAGCAGCGAATGGTTTCCGGCCAGAGAGCGGTCGGTGGCGGTCGGCTACTTTAACGTCGGTTCCTCTATCGGCGCGATGCTGGCTCCGCCGCTGGTGGTCTGGGCGATCGTGGCGCACAGCTGGCAGATGGCCTTTATCATCACCGGCGTACTGAGCATGGCCTGGGCGCTCTGCTGGCTGATTTTTTACAAGCATCCCAAACAGCAGACCAAACTCAGCGACGAAGAGCGGAATTACATTATTTCCGGTCAGGAAGCGCAGCATCAGACCGGTAACACCCGCAAAATGTCGGCGCTGGAGATCATCCGTAACCGCCAGTTCTGGGGCATTGCGCTGCCGCGCTTTCTGGCAGAACCGGCCTGGGGAACGTTTAACGCCTGGATTCCGCTCTTCATGTTCAAGGTTTACGGCTTCAATCTTAAAGAGATCGCGCTGTTTGCCTGGATGCCGATGCTGTTCGCGGATTTTGGCTGCATTCTGGGAGGCTATCTGCCGCCGCTGTTTCAGCGCTGGTTCGGCGTTAACCTGATCGTTTCCCGTAAGCTGGTCGTGACCCTGGGCGCGGTATTGATGATCGCACCCGGCACCATTGGCCTCTTCACCAGCCCCTATGTCGCTATCGGGCTGCTGTGCGTCGGCGGCTTTGCGCATCAGGCGCTGTCCGGTGCGCTGATCACCCTGTCATCTGACGTATTTGGCCGCAACGAGGTGGCGACGGCTAACGGCTTAACCGGCATGGCTGCCTGGACCGCCAGCACTATGTTTGCGCTGGTCGTCGGTGCGCTGGCCGATACGCTGGGCTTCAGCCCGCTGTTTGCTGCGCTGGCAGTGTTCGATCTGCTGGGTGCGGTAGTGATCTGGACGGTGCTGAAGAATAAACCGATCTCAGAGCTGAACGCTGAACAGGTTATTCCGCAGGCCAGTGCAGTCCGTAGCTAA
- the exuR gene encoding transcriptional regulator ExuR, producing MDLTESRRLYQQLASELKSRIETGIYPVGDKLPAERLIAEEMEVSRTVVREAIIMLEVEGYVEVRKGSGIHVIASQQQKRISVSSSQLEFATFGPFELLQARQLIESNVAEFAATQVTRQDIIDLMAIQEKARQEDHFRDSEWDMQFHVRIAQSTQNSALAAIVEKMWLHRLHNPYWLKLHEHIDQRSILSWCDDHDQILKALMRKDPAASKLAMWQHLENTKQMLFNATADDFEFNVDRYMFSENPVILPEGSDNAR from the coding sequence ATGGACCTCACCGAATCCCGTCGACTCTATCAACAGCTGGCCAGCGAGCTGAAAAGCCGCATTGAAACCGGGATCTATCCGGTGGGTGATAAGCTGCCTGCTGAACGGCTGATTGCCGAAGAGATGGAAGTGAGCCGCACGGTGGTTCGCGAAGCGATCATCATGCTGGAAGTGGAAGGTTATGTGGAAGTCCGCAAAGGTTCGGGCATCCATGTCATTGCCAGTCAGCAACAGAAACGCATCAGCGTCAGCAGCAGCCAGCTGGAGTTCGCCACCTTTGGCCCGTTTGAATTACTGCAGGCCCGCCAGCTGATTGAAAGTAACGTGGCCGAATTTGCCGCCACTCAGGTAACCCGTCAGGACATTATCGACCTGATGGCGATTCAGGAGAAAGCCCGCCAGGAGGATCACTTCCGTGACTCCGAGTGGGATATGCAGTTTCATGTCCGCATTGCCCAATCCACTCAGAACAGCGCGTTAGCCGCCATCGTTGAAAAAATGTGGCTGCACCGCCTGCACAATCCCTACTGGCTCAAACTCCACGAGCACATCGACCAGCGCAGCATTCTCAGCTGGTGCGACGACCACGATCAGATCCTCAAAGCTCTGATGCGCAAAGATCCTGCCGCCAGCAAACTGGCGATGTGGCAACATCTGGAAAATACTAAGCAGATGCTGTTTAACGCGACGGCGGATGATTTCGAATTTAACGTGGATCGTTACATGTTCAGTGAGAACCCGGTCATCCTGCCTGAAGGGTCTGATAACGCCCGCTGA
- a CDS encoding DedA family protein, whose amino-acid sequence MDILQALLHALWQQDYETLSDPTLVWAIYGVLFMILFLENGLLPAAFLPGDSLLILVGVLIAKGTMSFPLTILVLTTGASLGCWVSYIQGRWLGNTPTVQKWLSHLPAQYHQRAHSMFHRHGLSALLIGRFIAFVRTLLPTIAGLSGLSNTRFQFFNWVSAFLWVVILTVIGFALGKTPIFRRYEDEMMFFLMMLPLALLVFGLIGSLVVLWRKRQANQNGKAE is encoded by the coding sequence ATGGATATTTTGCAAGCGTTGCTGCATGCCCTGTGGCAACAGGATTACGAAACTCTTTCCGATCCCACGCTGGTATGGGCCATTTACGGCGTGCTGTTTATGATTCTGTTTCTGGAAAATGGCCTGCTTCCTGCCGCATTTTTACCGGGTGACAGCCTGCTGATTCTGGTTGGCGTGCTGATAGCCAAAGGCACCATGAGTTTCCCGTTAACGATCCTGGTATTGACTACGGGTGCCAGCCTTGGCTGCTGGGTAAGCTATATCCAGGGGCGATGGCTGGGCAATACGCCTACCGTGCAGAAGTGGCTCTCTCACCTTCCCGCCCAGTACCACCAGCGCGCGCACAGCATGTTTCATCGTCACGGTTTGTCGGCTCTGCTGATTGGCCGCTTTATCGCCTTTGTGCGGACGCTCTTGCCAACCATTGCCGGATTGTCCGGCCTCAGCAATACCCGTTTCCAGTTTTTCAATTGGGTAAGCGCCTTCCTGTGGGTTGTGATTTTAACCGTTATCGGCTTTGCGCTGGGTAAAACCCCGATTTTCCGGCGTTACGAAGATGAGATGATGTTCTTCCTGATGATGCTGCCACTGGCGCTGCTGGTCTTTGGCCTGATCGGGTCCCTGGTCGTGTTATGGCGTAAGCGTCAGGCGAATCAGAACGGGAAAGCCGAGTAA
- the mzrA gene encoding EnvZ/OmpR regulon moderator MzrA: MKLLQAVPKRWLPWLIAAAFALAALCLVPGLIKHETVVQIRVSHAGATLPDGFYLYQQLSAQGIRIKSITPAGDALVIHFDSEEQSLAAQKVLRRLLPQGFIVAQHDHSQHLSLA; this comes from the coding sequence ATGAAACTGCTACAGGCTGTTCCCAAACGGTGGCTACCGTGGCTGATTGCTGCCGCCTTTGCGCTGGCCGCGCTCTGTCTTGTTCCCGGTCTGATCAAACACGAAACGGTAGTGCAGATTCGGGTTTCCCATGCCGGAGCGACGCTGCCCGACGGTTTTTATCTCTATCAGCAGTTAAGCGCGCAGGGTATTCGTATCAAAAGCATCACGCCTGCAGGTGATGCGCTGGTCATCCATTTTGACAGCGAAGAGCAGAGCCTGGCGGCGCAAAAAGTCCTGCGTCGTCTGTTGCCACAGGGCTTTATTGTGGCGCAGCACGATCACTCGCAGCACCTCTCTCTGGCCTGA
- a CDS encoding DUF1090 domain-containing protein — protein sequence MKYQILLGVTLFSLSGSLLAAEALCEQKEQDIQREIGMAQKHNNQRRVNGLERALTEVRADCSDKKLEAAHLERINAQKQKVAEREHALREEREKGHDREKMARRQQKLDEARRELKKLQAEPY from the coding sequence ATGAAATATCAAATTTTACTGGGTGTCACGCTCTTCTCGCTGTCCGGTTCACTGCTGGCCGCCGAAGCGCTGTGTGAGCAGAAGGAGCAGGACATTCAGCGTGAAATCGGCATGGCACAGAAGCACAACAACCAGCGCCGGGTTAACGGTCTGGAGCGTGCGCTGACAGAAGTCCGGGCTGACTGCAGTGATAAAAAACTCGAAGCAGCCCATCTGGAAAGAATTAACGCGCAGAAGCAGAAAGTGGCGGAACGCGAGCACGCACTCAGGGAAGAGCGCGAAAAGGGTCATGACAGGGAGAAAATGGCCAGAAGACAACAAAAGCTGGATGAAGCGCGCCGGGAGCTGAAAAAGTTACAGGCGGAGCCCTATTAA
- a CDS encoding YqjD family protein produces the protein MSKDTSSEHLRAELKNLADTLEEVLSSGTEKSKGELDKLRNKARVALDSSRERLGESGERIAATTREAAQKAEGYVRENPWHGVGIGAAIGVALGMLISRR, from the coding sequence ATGTCTAAAGACACATCATCGGAACATTTGCGTGCTGAGCTGAAAAACCTGGCGGATACGCTGGAAGAAGTGCTGAGCAGTGGCACTGAAAAATCCAAAGGCGAGCTGGATAAACTGCGTAACAAGGCGCGTGTGGCGCTGGACAGTTCGCGCGAACGTCTGGGCGAATCTGGCGAGCGTATTGCGGCGACCACCCGCGAAGCGGCACAGAAAGCTGAAGGCTACGTGCGTGAAAATCCCTGGCATGGTGTGGGCATCGGTGCAGCGATTGGCGTCGCACTGGGCATGCTCATTTCGCGTCGTTAA